A genomic region of Jeotgalibaca ciconiae contains the following coding sequences:
- a CDS encoding PTS lactose/cellobiose transporter subunit IIA, producing MAEPKNLEVIMQLIMHGGDAKGNAMEAIQEAKTGNFELAHEKIQAADEALVNAHRAQTGLLTQEASGDSVELSLLMVHGQDHLMTAIAFKDLANEIIELYEKIAEEK from the coding sequence ATGGCAGAACCGAAAAACCTTGAAGTAATCATGCAATTGATCATGCATGGTGGCGATGCGAAAGGCAATGCAATGGAAGCAATCCAAGAAGCAAAAACTGGAAACTTTGAGCTTGCGCATGAAAAGATTCAAGCCGCTGATGAAGCGCTTGTCAACGCTCACCGCGCTCAGACTGGTTTACTTACGCAAGAAGCTTCAGGAGATTCAGTAGAATTATCATTATTGATGGTTCATGGACAAGATCACCTAATGACAGCAATCGCATTTAAAGATTTAGCGAATGAAATTATTGAACTATATGAAAAGATTGCGGAAGAAAAATAA
- a CDS encoding M20 family metallopeptidase, with the protein MILFEELAEKIDSKKDRIIEIRRHLHENPELSFQEEETATYISDFYRNVPVDSVETNYGGQRGVVVMIKGGQPGKTIALRADFDALPIEEETGLSFASKNKGVMHACGHDGHTAYMLILAETLAEMKSQLKGTIKIIHQPAEEVPPGGAIGMIKAGVMDDVDAIFGIHVMSPMETGNVYYRSGNAQTGRSYFKLRIQGKGGHGSSPHTANDAIVAASAFVMNVQTIISRRIDPFDTAVVTIGSFDGKGTFNIIKDAVTLEGDVRSVSDNARETVEKEVRQMADGLATTYGVSVELEYKNDYPVLYNDPEITERVQQVLEVANISEVKNVLEVNPQPPSEDFAYYLQEKPGCFFYVGARPKEKQWYPHHHPKFDIDEKSLLICAKSMAAVVADFCG; encoded by the coding sequence ATGATTTTGTTTGAAGAACTAGCAGAAAAAATTGATTCTAAAAAAGATCGAATCATTGAAATTCGTCGGCACTTACATGAAAATCCTGAGCTTTCCTTTCAAGAAGAAGAAACAGCCACATATATAAGTGATTTTTATAGAAACGTTCCTGTTGATTCAGTCGAAACCAATTATGGCGGCCAGCGCGGTGTGGTTGTAATGATTAAAGGCGGTCAACCAGGAAAAACAATTGCACTTCGCGCTGATTTTGATGCATTACCTATTGAAGAAGAAACGGGCTTGTCATTTGCATCCAAGAACAAAGGTGTCATGCATGCTTGCGGACATGACGGTCATACAGCATACATGCTCATTTTAGCTGAAACATTAGCCGAAATGAAAAGCCAATTAAAAGGTACTATTAAAATTATTCATCAACCAGCAGAAGAAGTTCCTCCCGGTGGAGCGATTGGAATGATTAAAGCCGGTGTAATGGATGATGTCGATGCTATTTTCGGTATTCATGTGATGTCTCCAATGGAAACAGGAAATGTTTATTATAGAAGTGGCAATGCACAAACAGGTAGATCTTACTTTAAACTACGTATCCAAGGTAAAGGCGGTCATGGTTCATCTCCCCATACAGCTAATGATGCGATTGTTGCTGCAAGTGCATTCGTCATGAACGTACAAACGATTATAAGTCGACGTATTGATCCATTTGACACAGCAGTTGTAACCATTGGTTCTTTTGACGGAAAAGGAACATTCAATATTATCAAAGACGCAGTTACTTTAGAAGGCGATGTACGATCTGTTTCCGATAATGCAAGAGAGACAGTAGAGAAAGAAGTTCGTCAAATGGCAGATGGATTAGCTACAACTTATGGTGTTTCTGTAGAACTTGAATACAAAAATGACTATCCTGTTCTTTATAATGATCCAGAAATTACCGAACGAGTACAACAAGTTCTAGAAGTTGCTAACATTTCAGAAGTTAAAAATGTTCTTGAAGTGAACCCACAACCTCCTTCTGAAGATTTTGCCTATTATTTACAAGAAAAACCAGGGTGTTTCTTCTATGTAGGAGCTCGTCCAAAAGAAAAACAATGGTATCCTCACCACCATCCTAAGTTTGATATTGATGAAAAAAGCTTGTTAATTTGTGCAAAATCAATGGCTGCAGTGGTAGCTGATTTTTGCGGTTAA
- a CDS encoding glycoside hydrolase family 1 protein → MNYKFPADFWWGSAASGAQTEGIATGDGKGESIWDRWYSNDPSVFFNEVGPDQASRVYEMYKEDVKLMKEIGHNSYRTSIQWSRLIPEGRGKVNPDAVAFYNSYIDELIENDIEPFICLYHFDMPMAMQEIGGWESKEVVEAYLEFAKTCFELFGDRVKKWFTHNEPIVPVEGGYLYQFHYPLVVDMKRAVQVAYHETLASVKTIKAYHEAGYDGEIGIILNLTPSYPRNEEDPEDVKAAQLADGFFNRSFLEPAINGVFPADIVELITELDLLPDYTEEELDLIKANTIDLLGINYYQPRRIKKKESKSEYDSVMPDDYFDNYVWPERKMNPYRGWEIYEKGIYDCLINIRDNYGNIPCFISENGMGVEGEEKYINEEGRIDDDYRIEFVSDHLKYVHQAIQEGCNVKGYHMWTCMDNWSWTNAYKNRYGFIAVDLEDNRKRTIKKSGYWYKEVVANNGFDD, encoded by the coding sequence ATGAATTACAAATTTCCTGCAGATTTCTGGTGGGGATCTGCTGCAAGTGGTGCGCAAACAGAAGGAATCGCTACAGGTGATGGAAAAGGCGAAAGTATTTGGGATCGTTGGTATTCAAATGACCCGAGCGTTTTCTTTAATGAAGTTGGTCCAGACCAAGCTTCGCGTGTTTATGAAATGTATAAAGAAGACGTAAAACTGATGAAAGAAATTGGACATAATTCCTATCGCACATCTATTCAATGGAGCCGTTTAATTCCAGAAGGACGCGGAAAAGTAAATCCGGATGCCGTAGCATTCTATAATAGTTATATTGATGAACTAATTGAAAACGATATCGAACCGTTTATTTGTCTGTATCATTTTGATATGCCAATGGCAATGCAAGAGATTGGTGGATGGGAAAGTAAAGAAGTTGTTGAGGCATATTTAGAATTCGCAAAAACTTGTTTTGAATTATTCGGCGATCGTGTGAAAAAATGGTTTACGCATAATGAACCTATTGTACCGGTAGAGGGTGGATATTTATATCAATTCCACTATCCGCTAGTTGTTGACATGAAGCGTGCCGTACAAGTGGCTTATCACGAAACGCTAGCAAGTGTGAAAACGATTAAAGCTTATCATGAAGCTGGTTATGATGGAGAAATTGGAATCATTTTAAATCTTACACCAAGTTATCCGAGGAACGAAGAAGATCCGGAAGATGTAAAAGCTGCTCAGTTGGCCGATGGATTTTTCAACCGTTCATTCTTGGAGCCTGCTATCAACGGGGTATTTCCAGCTGATATTGTGGAGCTGATTACTGAATTAGATTTGTTACCGGATTATACCGAAGAAGAATTAGATCTTATTAAAGCAAATACCATTGATTTATTAGGAATTAATTACTATCAACCTCGTCGAATCAAGAAAAAAGAAAGTAAATCGGAATATGATTCAGTTATGCCTGATGACTATTTTGATAACTATGTTTGGCCAGAGCGTAAGATGAATCCTTATCGTGGCTGGGAGATTTATGAAAAAGGTATTTATGATTGCTTAATCAATATTCGTGATAACTACGGTAACATTCCTTGTTTCATTTCTGAAAATGGAATGGGAGTTGAGGGAGAAGAAAAGTATATTAATGAGGAGGGTAGAATAGACGACGATTACCGGATTGAATTTGTATCTGATCACTTAAAGTATGTTCATCAAGCAATTCAAGAGGGATGTAATGTTAAAGGGTATCATATGTGGACTTGTATGGATAACTGGTCATGGACAAATGCTTATAAGAACCGTTATGGATTTATTGCAGTTGATTTAGAGGATAATCGTAAAAGAACAATCAAAAAGAGTGGCTATTGGTACAAAGAGGTTGTAGCGAATAATGGTTTTGATGATTAA
- a CDS encoding trimeric intracellular cation channel family protein, whose amino-acid sequence MTWEILSIIGTIAFAISGTLIAIEEDFDLFGFYILGFTTAFGGGLIRNLLIGVPVQNIWMQSSLFKIAFFVITLVFFLPNIWKGHLRSSIVFFDAVGLAAFAIQGANFAMSFDAPLISVTLAAILTGSGGGMLRDIFAGRRPMIFHSEIYAIWAASAGLAIGLGLIKTSFLTYLLLTIIVLLRVASVHFDWNLPRYFYR is encoded by the coding sequence GTGACATGGGAAATTCTTAGCATTATTGGCACGATTGCTTTTGCAATTAGTGGTACGTTAATAGCAATTGAGGAAGATTTTGATCTCTTTGGATTTTATATTTTAGGTTTTACAACTGCATTTGGCGGAGGGCTCATTCGAAATTTGTTAATTGGAGTTCCAGTGCAGAACATTTGGATGCAGAGCTCTTTATTTAAAATTGCTTTCTTCGTAATCACACTCGTATTTTTCCTTCCTAATATTTGGAAAGGCCATTTAAGAAGCAGTATTGTTTTCTTTGATGCAGTTGGTTTAGCTGCCTTTGCAATCCAAGGTGCAAATTTTGCTATGTCATTTGACGCTCCTTTGATTTCTGTTACATTGGCTGCCATTTTGACGGGATCTGGTGGAGGAATGCTTCGAGATATCTTTGCTGGACGCAGACCAATGATTTTCCATTCAGAAATTTACGCAATCTGGGCTGCAAGTGCTGGACTAGCGATTGGTTTGGGTTTAATAAAGACATCCTTCTTAACTTACTTGCTATTAACAATCATCGTTTTATTGCGAGTAGCGAGTGTACATTTTGATTGGAACCTACCAAGATATTTTTATCGCTAA
- a CDS encoding GNAT family N-acetyltransferase encodes MIYYQEDKNIEMKKLIDLYKNAGWTAYTKSPEEIQLAIKNSLSVITAWEDEKLVGLIRSVGDSVSILYIQDILVLKDYQNTGIGQQLMKHMLERFPDVRQKVLLTEEAPDVRSFYEKCGFKSADQGTTVAFWKLDN; translated from the coding sequence ATGATTTATTATCAAGAAGATAAAAACATCGAAATGAAGAAGTTAATTGATCTATATAAAAATGCAGGGTGGACTGCCTACACGAAAAGCCCAGAAGAAATACAACTCGCTATTAAGAATTCCTTGTCAGTCATAACAGCTTGGGAGGACGAAAAGCTAGTTGGACTTATTCGCTCTGTTGGTGATAGCGTTTCTATATTATATATTCAAGATATTTTAGTTTTAAAAGATTATCAGAATACAGGGATTGGTCAACAATTGATGAAGCATATGCTTGAACGATTTCCAGACGTTCGGCAAAAAGTCCTATTAACAGAGGAAGCTCCCGATGTACGTTCTTTTTATGAAAAGTGTGGATTCAAATCTGCCGACCAAGGAACAACAGTCGCTTTCTGGAAATTAGATAACTAG
- a CDS encoding PTS sugar transporter subunit IIB — protein MAEKTIMLVCSAGMSTSLLVSKMQKAAEAQGLDTEIFAVSASEADANLKKKEVDVLFLGPQVRFMEKQFQAKVAGTDTKLAVINMQDYGMMNGEKVLKTAIELMG, from the coding sequence ATGGCTGAAAAAACAATTATGTTAGTGTGCTCAGCAGGTATGAGTACAAGTCTATTGGTATCAAAAATGCAAAAAGCTGCTGAAGCGCAAGGATTAGATACAGAGATTTTTGCTGTGTCAGCTTCTGAAGCAGATGCTAATTTAAAGAAAAAAGAAGTTGATGTACTATTTCTCGGACCTCAAGTACGATTCATGGAAAAACAATTCCAAGCAAAAGTTGCAGGGACAGACACAAAACTTGCGGTTATTAACATGCAAGATTACGGCATGATGAATGGTGAAAAAGTTTTAAAAACTGCAATTGAGCTAATGGGTTAA
- a CDS encoding beta-galactosidase produces MSEIFMKEKIVTLNEEPTILFSKEIHQEEMAHKGIAVRIHNKSPYSLTLDMKFISSEKKTLTISFNILPSTDVTVPIPFLYLNSQTLFPKRTKGRLRMMVNGTPMRKDEVKEIVLSSRACHIERQIILKEIALTNQVKEGHIHDPEVLIDQFGQWKNKEWEGKTIHEENLRDKLNQHLQFTSRSEEKEYSADQSNWFRVEKKDGKWYFIDPENKPFLSIGMDCVRPSVDCFVDPVYPFLPEDDRENTKMIDYCQKNLELIFGKEWRSKWDELIIGYLRKWGINTIGNWSDFDFIQKAKIPYVLPLDVYSEVGYPSTKAKIFRDFPDVFSPEFEKNTKIYANALNSFKDDPMLIGYFMRNEPEWAFEYDVLLAEELFGLKEQTYTKQAFIAYLESKYTSIEDLSKAWKLEAVSNFDAVFTDEIKKKLHTEAAQEDLHQFSKEMIRQYVSIPAQACKKIDEHHLNLGMRYAYIANESMLAGSENFDVFSINCYQEDPTDKINQVAELTGLPVMIGEFHFGALDKGLSSTGIKGCLTQKDRALAYNYYFEKAALHPNFIGAHYFSLYDQSCLGRFDGENYQFGFLDICSNAYEEFTKEITVSNENLLAIHMEEHAINIKRPSFIPPIYC; encoded by the coding sequence ATGTCTGAAATTTTTATGAAAGAAAAAATAGTTACTTTAAATGAAGAACCTACGATTTTGTTTTCAAAAGAGATTCATCAGGAAGAAATGGCGCATAAAGGGATTGCTGTTCGTATTCACAACAAATCACCTTATTCATTGACACTGGATATGAAATTTATTTCTTCTGAAAAGAAAACGCTGACAATCTCTTTTAATATATTGCCAAGTACGGATGTAACGGTTCCTATTCCATTTTTGTATTTAAACAGCCAAACACTCTTTCCGAAAAGAACCAAAGGAAGGTTACGAATGATGGTTAATGGAACGCCTATGAGAAAAGACGAAGTAAAAGAAATTGTACTTTCCTCTAGAGCATGTCATATTGAAAGACAGATTATATTAAAAGAAATAGCCTTAACCAATCAGGTAAAGGAAGGTCACATTCATGATCCAGAAGTTTTGATTGATCAATTTGGGCAATGGAAAAACAAAGAATGGGAAGGAAAAACAATCCATGAAGAAAATCTAAGAGATAAATTGAATCAACACCTTCAATTTACCTCTCGCAGTGAAGAGAAAGAATATTCCGCGGATCAATCTAATTGGTTTAGAGTAGAAAAAAAGGATGGAAAATGGTATTTTATTGACCCTGAGAATAAACCTTTCCTTTCAATTGGAATGGATTGCGTACGTCCATCAGTAGATTGTTTCGTAGATCCTGTGTATCCTTTTCTTCCTGAAGACGACAGGGAAAACACAAAAATGATTGACTACTGTCAAAAAAACTTGGAGCTAATTTTTGGAAAAGAGTGGCGTTCCAAATGGGATGAGCTAATAATTGGCTATCTCAGAAAGTGGGGAATCAATACAATCGGGAACTGGTCTGATTTTGACTTCATACAGAAAGCAAAAATTCCTTACGTACTTCCTTTGGATGTATATAGTGAAGTGGGATATCCTTCGACAAAGGCTAAGATTTTTAGAGATTTTCCAGATGTCTTTTCTCCTGAATTTGAAAAAAATACCAAAATTTATGCAAATGCTCTAAATTCATTTAAAGATGACCCAATGTTGATTGGTTATTTCATGAGAAATGAACCGGAATGGGCATTTGAATATGATGTATTGTTAGCGGAAGAACTTTTTGGATTGAAAGAACAGACTTATACCAAGCAAGCTTTTATTGCCTACTTAGAAAGCAAATATACAAGTATAGAGGATCTCTCAAAAGCTTGGAAGTTAGAAGCTGTTTCTAATTTTGATGCTGTTTTTACGGATGAAATCAAGAAAAAGCTTCATACAGAAGCTGCACAGGAGGATCTGCACCAATTTTCTAAAGAAATGATTCGACAATATGTATCGATTCCCGCCCAGGCATGTAAAAAAATTGATGAACACCACTTAAATTTAGGGATGAGATATGCTTATATTGCCAATGAAAGTATGCTCGCTGGTAGTGAAAACTTTGATGTTTTCAGTATTAATTGTTATCAGGAAGATCCAACCGACAAAATCAATCAAGTTGCCGAATTGACTGGTCTTCCAGTCATGATTGGTGAATTTCATTTTGGAGCATTAGATAAAGGCTTGAGTTCTACAGGGATAAAAGGTTGTCTTACTCAAAAAGACCGGGCCTTAGCTTATAATTACTATTTTGAAAAAGCTGCGTTGCATCCTAATTTTATAGGAGCACACTATTTTTCTCTTTATGATCAAAGCTGTTTAGGTCGTTTTGATGGAGAAAATTATCAATTTGGTTTTTTAGATATATGTAGTAATGCCTATGAAGAATTTACTAAAGAAATAACAGTTTCAAATGAAAACTTACTAGCAATTCATATGGAAGAACATGCAATAAACATAAAAAGACCAAGTTTTATTCCACCAATTTATTGTTGA